A region of the Gopherus evgoodei ecotype Sinaloan lineage chromosome 15, rGopEvg1_v1.p, whole genome shotgun sequence genome:
AGGCAGGTGCCTGGCAGTGCTGGAGATCCTGAGCTGGCAGGTGAGGATTGATCCAGCCTAGGGGTGGGAGCAGCAGCGAAGGCAGGAGGTGGCtgtcctgcagggagcagggaccAGGAGCCAGTCCCAGCCGGCCTTCGTTTGGGtcagctgacattttaaaaagggaagtggTGGCCGGGGTTGGGCCGGCTGGTGGTGGTAAAGGGCTGGCCCTGGGGTGGCAAAACAGGCTCCTTGGCTAGTTCAGTAAGATCTTAACCGTCTGCCCCGGGCCACCtgccggcgctggggagcagagctgggtctgCAGCCCGCGCTGAGTAGATGGGGCAGTGTCTGACTCTGCCACCGTAGCAGGAGGAGTAAGAAGCCCTGGTTGCCTGAAAGGTGGGTGACTTGTACCTCTCCTCGGGCAGCCCTCGGCAGGCCTCTGCCCAGCAGGATGTGGCCTGATGCTGAAAGGAGAGTCCCTCCCCGAGACAGTGGCGGGAGCTCTGGGGGAACACTGGCCTTGTGTGGCGGGGGCTCCCCAACCGCGCTGCTACGCGACTCGCCTGCTATGGTCAATCCGGCCCCAGCTGCCAGCTTAACGGGGGTTCTTCACGggctgggccctggcagggaaCGGGCTGTGAGCAGAAACTTAGAGCGACCCCAGGAGCCATGACGTGAGAGCTTGGAACCACCCCTCAATCACGAGCGATGGGCTCTCTGCTGTACCCCGAGGGGTGGTGGCAGAGCTGACCCCACCCAGGCACCATTCCTCCCGGCTGCCTCCCTGCCACCTTCAGCGAGCAACTGGTGCCCAGGATGCAGCTGCGCTAGGCTGCACCAAGGCAATGGAGGTTAAAATCCAGCTGGCCCAAGGGAGGCTGCTCCACAAACCAGCTGCTCCACAACCCGGCTGCTCCAGCTTGACTGAATTAGCTCCACAACGCAGTAGTTAGGAAGCATTTTGAAAATGGCTTTTCCTCTGATCTTTATGTGTAAACCACCCCCACTACCCCCATCCGCATCCCCAGTGCAGGCGTGAGCCGGGCTCGCCAAGTCTCCACCTTCAGAAAGCAGAGCTGAGCCTCAGCTCGAACACTGGAGGGAGCCGGCTGCATCAGCCTCAAGCTGGGAGCCAAGGGCTGAACTTGTCTGTGAGAAGTTTTGGCtcctggggtggatggggggtgggggtcacaTCCTCTGCAAAAGGGAGGGGCAGTGAGGGCCACGAGACATGGGCATCACCTATGGCGCTCTGCTGATCTGCCCAACCCCACCGCTCTCCCCCTTGGCTGAGCTGAGGGGGCTGCAGCGGGGGAGTCAGGAGCACACAAGGTTCATGCAGAACAAAGGCACAAAGGTCTGAACCTGGCCTTTGCGAAGCCGCGTCCAGGCTCGGGACTCCCCCGCTTGCCCACAGCAGTGCAGGCTGGGCGCCAGCGCTGGACACAGCAGCTCAGCAAGATGGTGCTTCTTGATATAACTTTCAGGGCAATGCAGCAGCGGCGGGAACCCTTGACGAGAAAAGCCACCTGCAGACATGTGAGGCACTctggcaggaggctgtggggcagccTCCTTTCTCACCGTGGGGTGGCTGCTGTCGGCCAGCATCAGGTTGGGGAGAGGGGCACTCTGCTGCCATGAGCACACACGCCACATCAAGAGACCCTGGTCATTTCATGGCCACCGTTGTGTGCAGAGCTCTGCCTAGGACAGAGGTGATGACGTGGCTGCAGTGTCCATGGCGGGGCCAGGTGCTGCCATGGTTCTGGGCACTACATGTAACGCTATCTGCATGCAAGGCGTGGCATGAACTGACAGGGCTGTGAGACGCTTCATAGCATCACAAGCTATCAAGAAGAGCCACTTCCCTTGCCATCAaaatgcagccgcctctggggtgggatgtggtGTTATTGGAATGTCAGTGGAGTGGCCAAGGGCAGGAACCAAAGGACCATCTCTTCTCCAGAGCATGAGGCTGCGGAAGGCCAGGCCCGCAGGGCGAAGGCTGTAGAAGAGGCCCAGAGTTCTTACAGAACTGCCCTTTCGAGCGCAAGTGACCAGATGCTGCCCTTGCAGCCCTTCTGAGCTGGGACCACCCTTGGCATGGCTCTTGGCTCCTGACATGCCTACTCACTTCCTGCATCCCCGGCTTTCTCCCtctggcctggcccagcctgggAACCTGCTAGCTGGCACCAGCCCAAGGTTCCCATCATTCATGCCTCCTCAGCATCACTGGGGTTCACAACGGCCTCGGCTCCTCCAGGGATCCCCGCAagctctgccctgcccatgcTGGACCTGGCACAGGGGCAAAGGGTCACTGCTGCTGCTAACTGAAGCCCTGGGAGGCAGCATGACCATGTGCCAAGGCCAGAGTTGGTGTTGGGTTGGGGGCGGGATgagagctccccccaccccccgaatgAAGTCAAACCACAGCGAAGGCTGCTGTAACTGCAGCGCTGCGCTCCTGCTGTTGCCATCTGCTGTGCGGTCTCCCCggccagctcccactggctggggaggggcccgCGGCCATGCTCCGCACTCTGCCCATGCCTTCCTTTTCCCCAGGGAGCAGGAAAGTGCAGCTCGCAGGCCCCGCGGCAGGCCAAACGGGTCTGTTTGCAATCAGCGGCACAGCTGCCAGGCCCACATCTGGCTTGGCCACCTTCCAGGGCAGCGTGTTAAAAGGGGACGGAGGGAGGCAGATTggagccagagagagaagggggagccgAGACGCTGCCTCTCTCCGCACCAGCCCAGGATCTCAGCGCAGCAGGTAGGAGAGGGAAAAACTCCCCTTGGCTCAGCTCGTCCTGGCCTGGCTCACGTGCGGCACCAGCCCTTCCCCACGCGGTGCGTGCCAGAGCCCCTCTTGGCTCGGGGAAGAGCACTCGGCGGCTGTGCGACATCTCAGCTGCTGGCGAGGGCCAGGGGTTCCACACGAGTGGCTCAGGGCTGGCACCGGGTGGAGGTGCTCCAGGGGGGACCAGGCCCTGGCCAAGCATCGCCCGGTGTTAGCAGGGCTGAGGGCTCTCTGGGGGCAGTGCCCCTGCCACTCATCCTCTGCCACCTCACTAGAGCAGGGGGCCTGAGCAGGGAGAAAGATCCTGTTTCCAAGCAAAGGTGatgagagctgggaagggaaccgaCAGACCGAGGGACCCTGGGGTCCTTCACTGCCAGCTTCTGGCTAATGCTCTGTCCCCGGCTCCCCATAGGCAGCTCAGAAATCGCTGTGTGAAGCAAATTCCACTTTGAGCACCGGGGTACTcccctgcccgccctgccccaTGCGTTGGTGCCCAGGGCCCAGTTCCTGCCGGGCTCCCGCCAGGAGATCTATGGGTGGGACGCTCATAAAATCAGGAATCCAGAGGGGACGGGCCAAAGGCTGCACAAGGCCAGAGATGTTTGTGGCCCAATATCTGAGTTTCGCCACCTCCGGagggacgtattcctggaggtttcatcacagggCAATCTTCAATTCCAGATTAATCCTCGGTGCCTGCAGGgcagtcctggagggttggcgTCCTGCATGCTGAGAGTGTGGCcagtggtggggggaggcagccGAAGTGGGGACATgcttgggggggtggaggggggtgcTCTCTGGCCAGGGCCTGTGGGGGTGGCTGAGGGGGGTGCACTTAGGATAGGGCCGGTGGAGCTGTCTGTACTGATCTCTCCCTAATCCCTGTCCACGCCCAGAGGACCATGAAGCGGTTTCTCCCCATCCTGCTCTGCGTGGCTCTCAGCTGTGCCGCAAAGCAAAGGCAGCAGCCAGCAGAATGGGACTACAGATCCGAAGGTAAAGCCCCCCCAAAATCTCAGCACAGCTTTAATCATCTGGCCCAGGGTGGCTGCAGACACAGAGCTGGGGGCCCAGCCATGGAGCAGCCACTCCCAGCTGACCCCAAGTCACCTCTGTCTCTGTGGGTTCTGCCAGGGAGAGGTGGCTGCTAGCTCAGACCAGGACTCCTGCGTTCCAGGGCAGCTCCGCCAGTGCCGTGCTGTGTGACTTTGAACCCACTCATtgcccctttgtgcctcagtttccccgctaGATGACAGGGCTGATAACCCTGtgctccctcccagggctgggaaaaggaaTCAGCGCATCTGTGCTGTGCTTTGGGAGCCTCGGATGGACAGTGCTAGGGACAAGCAATTGGCGTGGGAATCATGATGTCTCTGAGGGACGTGGCCAAAGTCAAGAGCTGGAGCCATCGtggtcctgggggcagggaggggaggggttctGTGGGCTTGGCAAGCCTTCCCCAGCTCTAGTCGCTGGCgccagctcccccagcagccaggtTTGTCTCCTTCCCAGCTGAGAAGGTGAGCCTGAGGGGATGTGCCAACCTCACCGTGGTCCTGGACAACTGGAAATTCGCCATCGTAACGGAGATCAAGAACCTGCTCCTGTACGACCACCAAACCGTGCTCCCTGACTATGGCAGGTGAGCCGGGGCGCCAGGAAACTCCAACGGGCAGCTCAGCCGCAGGAGCCAGCCTGTGCCAGTGCCGGCCacatgctgaccagagccaccaaggGCTTGGGGCTCACCGAGCCCAGGTCCCACTCTAGACGTGGGCCCAAGCAAGAGGCATTTGTGGTGTCTGGTTGCTAATGGACGCGTGTCCAGGCTCCATAGGGCACTGCTGGGGAGACGCTGGTCTGGACCAGGCCCAGGTGGTGGGGTGGGAAGCTCGCACGATGCCTGCCTTGGGTATGCCTGACCAGctagtgctggggcagggggagacagcaagggctccccccccccattgttgcaggggggcaggggtctgTACATCTCTGTGCAGCCTGGGGGGAAGCTCACCTCTTCCCTCACTGTCCCGCCATAGGATCAAATCCCTTTCCGAAGCCCTTGATGACCTGTACAAAGAATTCAACGCGCTGAAGGGCCGGCTGGGGGAGCTGACCACCCGCTTCGAGGGGGTGGAGGCCTTTGTGGATGAGATGAACACGAGCTGAGGCCAGACTCCGGCCAAGCCTCCCATCAGGGCTGCCCAGCCGGAGGCTGACAAACCAGTGGCCCCAGCCAAGCGCCGCCGGGTCCTGGTCAGGAATAACCGGAAGCCTgtggagcagccaggagatgggtCTCAGTAGGGACAGCCCCAACCGCACTCCTCGGGGGCCAGAAATGCTGCAGACTTTCCCATGCGTTTAGAAGCTGCATGTGTCTTTCTTTCTTCCCTAAAGAGACGTTTCCTCGCAGGTGGCTGCAGTTGGGAGCCGGGCACCTGGGCATTCCCCTGCCCTCTGGATCAGcactggctcctaggtggggcaCAATGTGGCACTTCCCGCTCACCGCCCCACAGCTGCAGGGTTGCCAGCAGGGTGGACTCAGGCAGGATCCACTGGATCACATGCTGGGGGGAGCTCCTGGCCCCAGAGCTTGGCTCTGAGGAGGGACCCCGTGACCGGGTGTTGTGCCCATGACCgggagcaggcagcagtgccATGAGCTGCAGGGAGCGTGGGTTTCTTTGAATCCAGCCTCTAGCTGGTCTTAATCCACTGCTGGCTGTACTGAAGCAcacgctggggcttgtgggagggGAGCTGAAGGGGAGGGGGATGCTGGGGTGCCACCTTCCAGCAAGTGCCCATTGGCTCTGGACAGCACAGCAGATCAGGCACTTACCTCTCGCATGGGAGTGAGTTTAGGGGGTTTGGggctcattcccctcccccagtttgCTCACTGCATAAGATAAACTGAGGCCTGCTTGGCCCAGACTGCTGTGGgaccagagccaggggctgagagGGAGCATTGGCTTGGGTGCATGGGGGAGGCTGGTGAGCACCTGCAAAGCCCAGGCCAGCCTAGCTTGCCCTTCGCTTGCACGTGCAGGTGAATTCTTTACTAGCCAGACCTGGTTCTCCATGTCCCACAGCTGCATTCCCCTGGGCCTGAGACCCCAACAGTGGGTAGCCAATCTGGAATCAGCCAGACCGAGccacaggtgtgtgtggggaagagCCTTCTATACAGGCAGCCCTAGGAAACCCCCCAGCAGGGTGCGGGACTGGGCAGCAGTGGGCATGCTTAgcgagggcaggggctgcaggtgcaAGCGATCTGTGCCAGGGCAGTTCTGAAAGCCCGGGTCATGGTGTGTTTGGGCCAGAGGGGGGCTTGGCTCAGCCTGCTGGGCTCTAGGGGAAATGAGTCGTTCCTTGATTTTTGCCCtcaatggga
Encoded here:
- the LOC115635743 gene encoding uncharacterized protein LOC115635743, with the protein product MRAPPTPRMKSNHSEGCCNCSAALLLLPSAVRSPRPAPTGWGGARGHAPHSAHAFLFPREQESAARRPRGRPNGSVCNQRHSCQAHIWLGHLPGQRVKRGRREADWSQREKGEPRRCLSPHQPRISAQQRTMKRFLPILLCVALSCAAKQRQQPAEWDYRSEAEKVSLRGCANLTVVLDNWKFAIVTEIKNLLLYDHQTVLPDYGRIKSLSEALDDLYKEFNALKGRLGELTTRFEGVEAFVDEMNTS